Within the Nocardioides humi genome, the region CGACGGCGTTGGGGGCGTCGGGCCGGTCGGCCGGCGGGCGGGTGGCCATCCGCGAGGCGAGGATGTCGACCGAGCGGCCGGAGGCGACGGCCTCGGGCCGGCTGGTCACCACGACCGCGGCGGCGCCGTCGCTGACCGGGGAGCTCATCAGCACGGTGAGCGGCTCGACGACCACGCGGGCGCTGAGGACGTCCTCGGGCGAGCCGCCGAAGCGGCGGTGCGCGAAGGGGTTGAGCCGGGCGCTCTCCAGCGAGCGGGAGGCGACCCGGGCCAGGCCCTCCATCGTCACGCCCCGCTCCTCGAAGAGGGTCGCCGCGAGCCGTGCCTGGCGGTCGACGAACGGGCTGCGCTCCTGACCGGCGCCGTCGCCGGTCGCGAAGCCCTGCTCGACGTCCATGCCCGCGGCGTACGCGCTGAAGGTGCGCTGCCGGTCCTCGTGGTTGGCCTTCTCGACGCCGAGCGCGAGCACGGTGTCGTACATCCCCGACGCAACGGCCATCCAGGCGAGATGGAGGGCGTTGCCGCCGGAGGCGCAGGCGTTCTCGACGTTGTGGATCGGGATGCCGGCCAGGCCCATCGGGTAGCCGACGACCTCGCCGCGGATGCACTCCTGGCCGGTGATCAGACCGGCCAGCGCGTTGGAGAAGAACATCGCCTGCACGTCCTTGACCCCGATGCCGGCATCGGCGAGGGCGGCGTCGACGGCCACCCTGCCGAGGTCCTTCATCGACTTGTCCAGGAACTTCCCGAACGGGCTCATCCCGACACCGCTGACGACGACCTTGCTCATCTGCTGCTCCTCCTGTTCACGACACGACTGGGGGACGGGCCAGGCCGCGCTCACGCCGCCGTCCACGAGAAGGCTCTGGCCGGTCACGTAGCCGGCGTCGTCGCTCACCAGGAACGCGACGGCGCCCGCGGCCTCCTCGGGCCGGCCCTCACGCCCCATCGGTACGACGGCCGCGCGGGCCGCGCCGGGGGCGTCCCCGAACTCGCGGCGCACCAGGGCCGAGTCGATATTGCCGAGGACCACCGCGTTGGACCGGATCCCGCGGTCGGCGTACCGGACGGCGACATGGCGCATGACGGCGAGCTGTGCGGCCTTGGTGGCCTCGTACGACAGGGAGCGGCGGCTGCTGTAGACGCCGGCGGTGGACCCGACGAAGGCGAACGCCCCGGAGCCCTGGGCCAGCATCGGGCCGAGCGCGGCCTGCGCGGTCAGCCAGTGCGAGCGGACGTTGACGTCGGACGCGAGGTCCCAGTCCTCCAGGCTCTGCACCTTCAACGGCTCCCGGCCCGACAGCCCGACATTGCAGACGACGACGTCGAGCCGGCCGGCGCCGTGCTCGACCGCGGCGGCGACCGCGGCCCGGCAGGACTCGGGGTCGGCGGCATCGACCTCGACCGCCAGCCCCGGCCCGCCGAGGTGCTCGACCGTCGCCTCGGCGCGGGCGAGAACCTTGTCGCCGACGACGACCGTGGCGCCCTCGGCGGCCAGGCGCAGCGCGATCGCGCGTCCGTTGCCCATGGGCAG harbors:
- a CDS encoding SDR family oxidoreductase, whose protein sequence is MAAGERRLEGRVAYVLGGGSDGPARPGEALPMGNGRAIALRLAAEGATVVVGDKVLARAEATVEHLGGPGLAVEVDAADPESCRAAVAAAVEHGAGRLDVVVCNVGLSGREPLKVQSLEDWDLASDVNVRSHWLTAQAALGPMLAQGSGAFAFVGSTAGVYSSRRSLSYEATKAAQLAVMRHVAVRYADRGIRSNAVVLGNIDSALVRREFGDAPGAARAAVVPMGREGRPEEAAGAVAFLVSDDAGYVTGQSLLVDGGVSAAWPVPQSCREQEEQQMSKVVVSGVGMSPFGKFLDKSMKDLGRVAVDAALADAGIGVKDVQAMFFSNALAGLITGQECIRGEVVGYPMGLAGIPIHNVENACASGGNALHLAWMAVASGMYDTVLALGVEKANHEDRQRTFSAYAAGMDVEQGFATGDGAGQERSPFVDRQARLAATLFEERGVTMEGLARVASRSLESARLNPFAHRRFGGSPEDVLSARVVVEPLTVLMSSPVSDGAAAVVVTSRPEAVASGRSVDILASRMATRPPADRPDAPNAVEASAHAAYEQAGIGPGDMDLAEVHDASVAYELMAWTDVGLCKPGEEQRWAMEGVTEAGGAMPVNRSGGLVGRGHALGASGLAQIHDVVRQLRGEAGDLQVADPRRAVVQIGGGVVDWLTAVSSVHVLAKG